In Boudabousia tangfeifanii, the DNA window CACTCATTGCCGATCCGCAACTCGTTCATCGTGCTTAGAGTGGTGAACACCTTGTAGCCGATTCCGTTAACTTCCAATAGCACAAAGTCAAGCCCAAAGGCCTGTACACTTCCCCGTAAAGATGCAATCATTTATTCCCTCTGACTTACTCGTTTACTTGCTTTGCTTCGCTTGCCGTCTACGGGGATCAACCGCACCGGTTCTTCGGGTCTTAGCTTGTGCCGCCGCCCATTGTTGTTGAGCTGGAGTCAGCTCCCGCCGAGAGGTGACTTTGCCAGAAAGAGAAACGGAGAAATCTTCATCACTTCCGCTACCGAGCAAGCCGCTTCCTCGCCATGCTTGACATATTGCAATCGCCAAGGCGTCTGCCGCATCAGCTGGTTTTGGTGGCGCGTCCAAACCTAGGATTCGTTGCACCATTGCTTGGACTTGAGGCTTTTGGGCTTTACCATTTCCCGTGACCGCAGCTTTAACTTCCGAGGGCGTATGTACCGCCATCGGCAAGTTGGCTCGACCAGTTTCAGCCATCGCTACCCCCATTACCATCATGGTGGTAGTTACCGATTGCAGGTTATCTTGAACGAAAACTCGTTCAATTGCTACCAACTCCGGAGAGTAAGTAGCGATGGCATCACGAATACCATCAGCGATTTGCTTCAATCGAAAGTGGGTAGCCATCCCTGGTTTGCCACGAACTACCCCAACATGCA includes these proteins:
- the ruvC gene encoding crossover junction endodeoxyribonuclease RuvC; this translates as MRILGIDPGLTRCGIGIIDVDSRRSARLVHVGVVRGKPGMATHFRLKQIADGIRDAIATYSPELVAIERVFVQDNLQSVTTTMMVMGVAMAETGRANLPMAVHTPSEVKAAVTGNGKAQKPQVQAMVQRILGLDAPPKPADAADALAIAICQAWRGSGLLGSGSDEDFSVSLSGKVTSRRELTPAQQQWAAAQAKTRRTGAVDPRRRQAKQSK